The DNA segment ATTCTTCTGGCTGACCTTGAAACAGCCCCTCGATACCCGCACTTTATTGGCACCAGCGCTCGACCAGGACGTGGCGTTCATGCCCGGTGAACCGTTCTTTTCCGAGCCGGACCAGCACCACGGGCACCTGCGGCTCAATTTCAGCCACATCGACCCGACGCGCCTGGACGAAGGTCTCAAGCGTCTCGCGGCGGTGATCCGTCAAGCACAGCTCGCGCAAGCGGCATAAGGGGAGCTTCATGTACAAGGTTTATGGCGATTACCGCTCGGGCAACTGCTACAAGGTCAAGTTGATGCTCAACCTGCTCGGCATCGCATACGAGTGGGTGAATGTCGATATTTTGAACGGCGACACCCAGACCGCCGAGTTCCTGGCGAAGAACCCCAACGGCAAGATCCCGGTCCTGGAGCTCGAAGACGGCACCTGCCTGTGGGAATCCAACGCCATCCTCAACTTCCTCGCCGACGGCAGCGAGTTCCTGCCCAGCGAACCGCGCCTGCGCACCCAGGTGTTGCAGTGGCAGTTTTTCGAGCAGTACAGCCATGAACCGTACATTGCCGTGGCGCGGTTTATCCAGCTTTACCTGGGGCTGCCGGAGGATCGGCTGGAGGAGTACAAGACCACCCATAAAGGCGGCTACAAGGCGCTGAGGGTCATGGAAAAACAGCTGCAAGCCACGCCATACCTGGTGGGCGACCAGTATTCGATCGCCGACATTGCGCTGTATGCCTACACCCATGTGGCCCATGAGGGTGGTTTTGACCTGAGCCCTTATCCGGCCGTACAAGCCTGGCTTGCGCGCGTGGCCAGCCATCCCCGGCATGTGCCGATGCTCGACTGATAGGCGCGACCTAAATGTGGGAGCGGGCTTGCCCGCGATGGCGGAGGGTCAGTTGTCGAATAATTGACTGACACACTGCCATCGCGAGCACGCCCGTTCCCACATGTGCACTGCGTTTTCTGTCAGATCGCGGCGAAGCGCTTGTCCAGGTAGTCGATGATTACCTTGGAGTCATACATCCAGGTGGTCTGGCCATTTTCTTCGATGCGCAGGCACGGCACCTTGATCTTGCCGCCTTGGGTAAGCAATGTTTGGCGGTCTTGCTCGTTGTTCTTCGCATCCTTGAGCGCCACCGGCACATTCAGGCGGTGCAGGGTGCGGCGGGTTTTCACGCAGAACGGGCAGGCGTGGAATTGGTACAGGGTCAGGCCCTTGGCCGCTTCATTGACCTGTGCCTGTTGCTCGGCGGGGCGCTGCTTTTTACGCGGGCGGGTAAGTAAGTCGCCCGCGATGATGACGTGGCCGAGGCCCACTCGAAGTGCTTTGACGAACATGGCTGAAACCTCTTGCCCAGGACAGAAGGGGCCGCAGCTTACCTGATTTTTACAGGCGAAAAAAAACCGGCGATGAATGCCGGTTTTTTCTGACGCAGCCTGTTACTTGATCAGGCTGAGGAACTCGCTGCGGGTCGCCGCGTTTTCGCGGAACTCACCCAGCATCACCGAGGTGATCATCGACGAATTCTGTTTCTCCACACCGCGCATCATCATGCACATGTGCTTGGCCTCGATCACCACGGCAACGCCCAGGGCACCGGTCACCTGCTGGACCGCTTCGGCGATCTGGCGGCTGAGGTTTTCCTGGATCTGCAGGCGACGGGCATACATATCGACAATCCGCGCGACCTTCGACAGGCCCAGGACCTTGCCGCTAGGGATATAGGCGACATGGGCCTTGCCGATGAACGGCAGCAGGTGGTGTTCGCACAGCGAGTACAACTCGATGTCCTTGACCAGCACCATTTCGCTGTTATCGGAGCTGAACAGGGCACCGTTGGTGACCTCTTCCAGGGTTTGCTCGTAGCCGCGGCAAAGGTACTGCATGGCCTTGGCGGCACGTTTTGGCGTGTCGAGCAGGCCCTCGCGGGAAACGTCCTCGCCGATTTGGCCGAGGATCGCTGTGTAATTCTGTTCCAAAGTCACAGGGCGGTATTCCGTATGGGTTTCAGAGCGGTACGGTTTCTGCCTGTACCAATTTTGTACCATTCAGGCTTTGTTCAAGCTTCCCGAGCTCGCTCCAATCTTCGCTGGAGTTTATCCATCGGGCGTAAGTGGACAGCAGCATTTGCACGCTGTGACCAAGCTGATTTGCTATGAACCCGAGGTTCATGCCTGCCATTAGGCACATAGTAGCGTACGTGTGCCGACAGTTGTATTGCCGACGGCTTCGGATCTTCAATTCTACCAGAGCCGCCTGGAAGTGTTTGTCGGTCACGCTGGCCTGCTGGATGTACTCAAAGTTCCTGGTCGGCGGGAACACATACGGCGATTGCTTATGCTGCCGGCGGCTCTGTTTGGCTCGCAGCGCGGCGACTTTCTCCGCTTCTTCTATAGCATTCAGGGCTCGACTGTTGAGCATCACCCGGCGCGATTCCCGGGTCTTGGTCCGCTCTTCGATCTTGTAGTCAGCAACAATTCTGCAGATATTGGCCACTCTGGCCTCTTTATCTACCTCACCCCAGCGCAACGCCGCTATCTCACCAGGCCGCATGCCGGTGTAAAACGCAAACTCAAAGTAGGCTGCGTACACCCGCATTGAACCGGTCAGCACCTGATACAGGTGCCCAATAACCCGATCTGCTTCCTCGACCGTAAACGGATCCACAGCCTTTTTTGCCTTCGTCGGCAGTTCAATTGAGTTTGCCGGGTTGCGCGTGAGCAGCTCATCCTTCACGGCCGTCTCAAGCAGTGTGGTAAGCCGCTGAATTGCCGATCGCTTGACGGTTGGCGACTTCCATTCTGTTTCGCTCACGATCTTTCTGAGCATCGGCGACGTGATTTGATCCATGGGGATCAGCGCTAGGTGGGGCATCCAGTAGAGGTTCAGCGAAATTCGGTAGTTTTTCCGGGTTCCGGTTACCACTTCCCGCCCATTTAGCCATGCCTGGGCATACTCCCCGAACAGTGGAGTGGCTGAATAAGTTGAGTATGTCGAGTTTGGGAACAGCTCGGCGTAACGCTGCTCGTCCATCACGCCGTGCTTAATCAGGCTGGTTACTGTAGCGCGAAGATCTGCGGCCGCTTTAATGCCCTTTGGCGTTTGGGGATAGGGGAGGGTTTCGCAGCGACGAAACTTCCAGGTGAAGCGAATCCGGACGGACTGTCCGGCAAGCTCAACGCCGGCGGGCATTCCCATTGGCTTTCTAGCCATTTCTCATATCTCCAAAAGCTATAGTAAATCTTCCCGTCATACTCATTCCAAACACCCCTGGGAATAACTCCCCGTTGACGCTTCCCTTCCAGGGCGCGTTTCGTGGTGCCAACGAGTAAGGCGAATTCCTTTTCCGGGATCTTGTCCGACCTGAGCGGTTCGTCCAGCTGTTCGGCTGCTGCCATGTCTACCTCCCGCCGCCCGCTGTAGGCCGCGCTGTCTTGATGATGTGGATGATGAAACCGAAGGTGAGCAGCATCCAGGCGACGGTGCCGGCGAATGCTGCGACCAGGGTCTGGTCGGTACCGGTCGAGAGCAGCTCCGGCACCTGCCAGAAAAACCAGAAGGTGGACCCCGCCACGTACAACACGATGGCCGTTATGAGCAGGGTGAGTTTCGTTGCGTACATGGGGTGTCCTTGCCGCGCTGGGCGGCAGAAGGTGGGTTAGCGGGCGGCCTTGGCGATGGCGTCCCTGGCTTTTGAGATCACGGCGAGTTCTCGCTCATGCTCTGGGGTGGTGTGCTTGAACTCGTTTGCCAGCAGCGTCCAGCGCTCGACTGCAAGGGTCAGGGCCGCGACCAACTCTTCGCTCCCCGCACGCTCCTCTCTGCCGATCTGCCAGAACTGCTGCGCCCAGTGATCCGCCGGTGGTGGGTTGGTGTTTTGGGCGCCGAGAGCCAGGGCTCCGACAATCGTGTCGCACAAGTCGCGCTTGTAGGCGTTGTCGCCGTCGATGCTCAGGCCACGCCGGCGCAGTGCGCTGACCACCTCGTTTCTATCCAGGCCCTGATCTTCAAGGATGATGTCTCGCTCTGGCTCGCCCGGGGTAACAATGACCAGGGCAAGCTTGGCACCCGGCAGGCAGTAACCGCTGAGTTTGACCAGGGCATCGTTGGCTGCTTCGTGGAATCGCTGAACTGCTGACATAGGAATACCTCGCCCGCCGCTCACCGGCAGGCATGTAGGGGGATTGGGGTTAGGGCTTGGCTTTCGAGGCCCGCTCGCAGTCGGCGGCCAGCTTTAACAGGTTGCGGGTAGTCGGCTTGAACCCTTCGGTGTTGGGGTAGAGCGCGAGCTGGTGGCCGTGCGGGTATTCCTCAAAGGGGCCATGCCACATCCAGTTCGATTTCCAGTCAGCCCAAACGGTGTAAGCGTCCTGGCCATCGCCCCAATAGTCCGTGCCTCCACCAACAGAAAGCACATGGCTCACCCGCGTGTTTTGTTCGTAGGCCAGTTCGGATGGCTCATCCTTGTCTATCCATGAGTTCCGGCGGTAAAGGGATGGGTGCAGGCGTACAAGGCGCTTGCTCAGTTTCTTCTCGATGCGCGCCTTCATGACCTGCCCGCCTTGTAGATGAAGACGTAGGCGAACCGGAGGGTGGCGATCATGGCGTCACCGCCTGATTTCCGAAGCGCTCCAGCAGTTCCTGTTCGAGCTTGGCCGCCAGGTCGTCGTAATTGTCGAGGCGCATGGTTCGCATGCACTGATTGTCCGCATCCCATCCGCTCGGCACTCCATGGTCTGCCCACCAGTTACGTGCAAACCGGAAAACCTCCATGGCTGCCTCAGTGCGGAACTCGTAGGCATGCCCAGGCGATCCCTGCCATTGAAGATTTTCCCCGCCGATCAAAGCCTTTAAGCGTCGAGCGAGCTGGCCCTTGCCAAGCGCAATGCCCAGGTTCCCGCGACCGATCATGTACTGGTACTGGGCATAGTGTCGGTCCTGCTCGCTATCGCGCTTCAGGCCCTTGGTGCCGCCGATGTAATTGTCGATCACACCCCGGGCTGTTTTTTTGACCTGCGCGCGCCAGATGGCCTGCAGGATTTCTGCGTCGGTAACTTTCATGGCATCACCCGCTTGAACTCGACCACCCAGACCCACGGGTTGGCGTCCCAGTTGCCGCCGACGGATTGCCACAGATCGCGGAAGGCGGGCACCGGGTACTTGTGACATGCGCCACCTTCGTCGCTCGCGCACCACTCGCGTAGCGGGCCTCGGTGAACTCCCTCGGCAGCCGCCTGCTCGTAGGTGATGTCCTGCAACCGCTCGACGCGCACGTCGGTGATCTCCAGCAGGATGCGGCAGGCCCAGCGCGGCATGTGGATGCTTGGCTTCCAGGTTGGCTGCTCCTGCTCGTACGGGGTCAGCCCATCGGCGGCGTATACCAGCGTCCCGTCATCGAGCGCTTCACCGATGTCCAGGTTATCGGGTTTGAGGTAGGGGCCGCGCATCACTTCGAAGTGATCGCAGTACCAGGTCTCGCGCACCCACAGCCGGTCGCCGGGCTTGCCATAGGGGCAGCAGCCGTTGACGAAGTGCTTGGTCACAGGTTTGCCGTAACCGTCCTGACCGTAGTTGGAGCTGCCTACGCAGAAATTGCCACTGGCATCGATATGCGGCTGAATCTTCACCGCCCGCCGCGTGACCGTCTTCCGGCCTTCTAGGATGGCGCGCACCATCGGCGCCGAGAACAGGATTGGGCGTTCCTTTACTTGAGACATGACTTCGTCCTTGCCGCTATAGCGGCTGACTTTGAAGGGGGAGGGGTTACGGGTTTTGCGGTTGGAGTACGGATGTACTCCTGTCAGGTTTTGGCGCTACGCTTGCGAAACTCGTAAACCATGCTGCGCAGATCCACTAGAGACTCCTGCAGGTCACCGCGAGCGGAGTCGATATTCTCAAGCAGCTCATCTTCGCCGTCGTCACCGCCTTCATCGACGGCCAGCAGAGCCAGGCCGTATGTCTGGAACTTCGCCAGCACGTCATCAACTGACTTGGCCATGTATTCAGCGTGCTCGATGGCGTAGTCCTTGTTGGATCGCTCGCTGGAGGTAGGCGCCGCATCGCAAAGCCCAAGCACCCAATCAATCCATTCCTTGCGCTGCCTGTACTGCGGCTGGTCGTCGTCGATCGCTTTGACCATGTAGTGCGGGCTGCGGTTGATTGACCGTACCGCACTGACCAACTCGTCCCACCGCTCATCCGCTGCGGTCAGGCGCCGTTGCAGTTCCTTCTCCCGACGTTCCGAGGCTATGCAGCGTTCGGCCGCGTCTAGAAACAGGCGAGTGGCGTTGTCGAAGTCTTCGGCCATGACTACCGTTGGCTGGAAAACCGCCTTGCATTCACCCTCAACACCGGGCAGGAAGCCTTTCAACTTCCAGCGCTTCACTTCGCTCATACAGCCTCCCTCGTTATCAGATCATGGGCATTCACAACCGTCATGCCGAGGTGCTGGGCAATCAGGACTTCGAGCTTGGCGCCTTTCGATTCTTGCCAGCCGGGCAGGGTGGCCACGGTGTCGCAGTCCATCAGGGCGGCAATGTCGCGGCGCATGCAGTCGTTCCAGGTGCCGCCGTCTGGGTTCAGTTCGGCGGGGTTGGTGACGGTGTGGCCGCCGGCGCGCAGGTTGGTGGTCATGGCGTGGAAGGCGGCGAAGTTGAGGCCGGGCAGGCCGGTCATGGGGCCGCTGAGGTAGATGCGCTTCATGCTGCCTCCTTTTGCTCTTCCGGCTTGCGGATCAAGCCGAGGCGCACGCCTTCATCGCGAACAATCAAGATGTCGTCGCCATAGCCCCATGGATTCTCGAAACCGTTATCCATCAGTGGCTGGAAATACCCGTAGCGCATCATCTTCCCGCTGAGCACGAATGAACCGATGGACCCGACCAGGCTCTTCAGTGTGCCGCCGTGCGAGAAGCCATCCCACGGGCCTTCCCTCGTAACGTTGATGCGGGCCCCGGTGTAGTCATCGAAAAGCCAGACGATGTTGCGGCGGCCATTGAGAGCGAGGTATGCATCGTGCCCGGCGCCCTTGTTACGAAAGAAGCCCCGGCCGCAGTTGGCGATCACCCTTAGGAATTCGTTCGCAGCGATGATCCGGTCCAGGCGCTGTTGGCCGATGGTTTTGTTTTCTGTAGGCATGGGGAGTCCTTGCCGGGCCATGCCCGGGGTGTGGTGCTACGATGGCCCCTTCCTTCAAATGGGCAGGACCATGACCAAGCACGATATTTACGATGAGATCGAAGGCTTTCAGGTTTGGAACTACATGGAGTGCGACAAGGACGAGGAAGGCCGGGAGACCTGGCGAATCAACGTCGAGGTGAAGCGCGGTAGTGAAGTGCTGGTGCCGGCTGTTGCTGGTGATCGGACCTATGTTGACCGTGGCCTGGCGCAGGTGGCTGGGCGTGAGGTCGGGGCCAGGCTGATTGCCGAGCGCGTTTAAGCAGCCGCCGCCTGACGCTCGGCGATTCTCCACGGGTCATTGGCCCGCGCCAGGGCAGCCATCGGCGGCGGGCTGACGCTGTTGCCGCACATATGCACCTGTTGGGTAATGGTGAAGGGCTTGCCGTCGGCGCCGTGGGTGATGATGTAGTCGGCTGGGAACCCCTGGGCCTTGTACAGCTCAGCCGGCTTGAGCATCCGCAGGCAGATATCGACGATCACGTATGGCGTGCCCTGGACCATCACCGTGACGAGTGCCAGGCGATCCTTGGTGGTGATCGTGGGTGCCGGCGCATCGCAAGCGCTGACGTTCTCGGTGCCGTAGTAGCTGATCAGGAAGGCTGCAACGCGCAACGCACCAGCTTCATGCTCAGGCGACAGGGTGAGCGATACCAGGGAGCTCTTGCCGCCACCGCCTGCTGTAATGGTCGGTGCCGGTTCTTCCAGGCCCTGGCCAATACTGCCGCCGAATGCCCGCTCCATGAATGCGCTGACCAACCCGTGGTGCTGGCCGCCGGCGCTGATTGTGTGCAGCGGGTCGTTAGCGTCCCGTGCATCACAATTGCCGCGCATATGCACAAGGTGCGCCGTCGTTAGTGCGTGGTGCTGGCCTGTTGTCACCGTGGGCACCGGGCAGTCAAGGTCAGTCGGCGCGTGGCCGGTGGTATTCGTCACCAGAGTCGCTGTCACCAACTGCTGCTGGCTGCCGGTGTTGGTCACCGTAGTCATTGGATCGCGGATGTCCTTGGCGTGCACGGTGTTGAATCCGCCGTTGGCCTGGATCATCACCGCGGTGCTGACGGACTGCCCTCCGCCGCTGGCAGTGACGGTGCCCACCGGGCCGCAGATATCGTTAACCCCGTGGGAGCGGCGTTTGTTTGCGCCTGAGCCTTCGCCGTGGCCAGCTTGGACGATGCAGGCTGATGCCAGTGCGTGCTTCACGCCGCCGGCCACAACGGTGCCCAAGGGTTGATCAACGCCCGGCACCCGTGGCTCTTGTCCTGGGCGCTCGCCGTAGCCTGATTGAATCAGCGTGGGGCTGATCAGTGTCAGCTCGCCGCGATTCGCGCACGTTACCGTGGGCAGAGGTTCGAGCGGGTCGTTAATCCTGACACTGCCCTGGTGCGTTGCAGGCGCGATAACCGGGCTGACAACCGAGAAGGCACCGCCCTTGGGATAGGATGTGATCGTGCGCAGCGGCTCGCCGGCGGACTGCACCGACTCACCTGACCAGTTCGCAATCGGCACAATGAACGGCGCCGGGCTGTCGATGACAAACTTCTTCATGCCCTTGGCGACGCGGCGCAGCGTGGCGTCAGCAAGGTCTTTCTTGCGCCCGAAGATGCTTTTGCCCAGGTCGCTGAAGTCGATGCAGTCAGCGGCGGTCTTCCACTTCTGCTGGCCTTTGACCGGGTTCTTCGCGTGAGTTGGCTCAGGCCACACAATCGGTTGGCCGTCGCACCGAGCGATCATAAACAGGCGCTCCCGGCTGGTCGGGGCGCCGAAGTCGCACGCCCTGATCACCTTCCACTCTACGACGTACCCCATGCCTTCCAGCAGGGCCACAAAGCGGCGCCAGGTGCGGCCGCGTTGCTTTGGGTCAGGCACAAGGAACTGGTTCGATACCGGGACTTGCTCGCCCGGCGCTGCCACGCGGTTGGTGGTCTTTCCCTTCTTGGTTGGGTGCGGTACCTGGTCCAGCGTCACCACGCGGCCGGTGGCCTTGTCGCGCTTGGCGATCAACCGGCCCCATTGCAGGATCTGCTTCACGTTCTCCAGGCTGATCACCCTGGGGCGCTTCTTGCCTCCCCACTTCAAGCCGATCCACGACAGGTTGCGGATCTCGCGCTTGCGCGGCTGACCGCCTGCTGCCTGGCTGTGGTGCGTACAGTCCGGAGACATGTGGAACCAGCCCACGGCCTTGCCGCCGCACTCGGTGTCAGGATCACCCTCGAAAACGTCGGTGGTGAAGTGCTGGGCACCCGGGTGGTTAACGGTATGCATGCTGATCGCCTGCGGGCTGTGGTTTTTCGCCACGTTCACCGCGCGGCCCAGGCCAATCTCCAAGCCGGTACCGGCGCCGCCTCCACCACAGAAGAAGTCGACAACGATCTCATCGTCCTGAGGGTTGAAGCCGAGTCCGTATTGGGTTTTGAAGTCGAAGGGGTGTTTCTTCTGTTGTGCGGACATAGGGGATCCTCGCCGGCTGGCGTGATTCGTTAATGTGGGGTATTAGTTAAAGTGAAATCGAGGAATAAATTTTATTGAGAGCGGTCATGGAACGATACGAAGATATACAAGAATTGTTTGATACCTTGGATCGTAATCTCGTTGAGCTAAGTGCGAGCTATGACTCGGCTCGCTTCAATGAAGAGCAAGCTACCGCGCTTCGGCCTCTGGTCAAATCGATAGTCTCCGATCTTAGAAGTGTCTTGGATTATTCGGCACATACAATTTATGAAGCTTATTCAACAAAGCACTTTGTAGGAT comes from the Pseudomonas shahriarae genome and includes:
- a CDS encoding glutathione S-transferase family protein, which encodes MYKVYGDYRSGNCYKVKLMLNLLGIAYEWVNVDILNGDTQTAEFLAKNPNGKIPVLELEDGTCLWESNAILNFLADGSEFLPSEPRLRTQVLQWQFFEQYSHEPYIAVARFIQLYLGLPEDRLEEYKTTHKGGYKALRVMEKQLQATPYLVGDQYSIADIALYAYTHVAHEGGFDLSPYPAVQAWLARVASHPRHVPMLD
- a CDS encoding glutathione S-transferase N-terminal domain-containing protein; the encoded protein is MFVKALRVGLGHVIIAGDLLTRPRKKQRPAEQQAQVNEAAKGLTLYQFHACPFCVKTRRTLHRLNVPVALKDAKNNEQDRQTLLTQGGKIKVPCLRIEENGQTTWMYDSKVIIDYLDKRFAAI
- the folE gene encoding GTP cyclohydrolase I FolE, with protein sequence MTLEQNYTAILGQIGEDVSREGLLDTPKRAAKAMQYLCRGYEQTLEEVTNGALFSSDNSEMVLVKDIELYSLCEHHLLPFIGKAHVAYIPSGKVLGLSKVARIVDMYARRLQIQENLSRQIAEAVQQVTGALGVAVVIEAKHMCMMMRGVEKQNSSMITSVMLGEFRENAATRSEFLSLIK
- a CDS encoding tyrosine-type recombinase/integrase, with translation MARKPMGMPAGVELAGQSVRIRFTWKFRRCETLPYPQTPKGIKAAADLRATVTSLIKHGVMDEQRYAELFPNSTYSTYSATPLFGEYAQAWLNGREVVTGTRKNYRISLNLYWMPHLALIPMDQITSPMLRKIVSETEWKSPTVKRSAIQRLTTLLETAVKDELLTRNPANSIELPTKAKKAVDPFTVEEADRVIGHLYQVLTGSMRVYAAYFEFAFYTGMRPGEIAALRWGEVDKEARVANICRIVADYKIEERTKTRESRRVMLNSRALNAIEEAEKVAALRAKQSRRQHKQSPYVFPPTRNFEYIQQASVTDKHFQAALVELKIRSRRQYNCRHTYATMCLMAGMNLGFIANQLGHSVQMLLSTYARWINSSEDWSELGKLEQSLNGTKLVQAETVPL
- a CDS encoding DUF4406 domain-containing protein yields the protein MKRIYLSGPMTGLPGLNFAAFHAMTTNLRAGGHTVTNPAELNPDGGTWNDCMRRDIAALMDCDTVATLPGWQESKGAKLEVLIAQHLGMTVVNAHDLITREAV
- a CDS encoding DNA cytosine methyltransferase → MSAQQKKHPFDFKTQYGLGFNPQDDEIVVDFFCGGGGAGTGLEIGLGRAVNVAKNHSPQAISMHTVNHPGAQHFTTDVFEGDPDTECGGKAVGWFHMSPDCTHHSQAAGGQPRKREIRNLSWIGLKWGGKKRPRVISLENVKQILQWGRLIAKRDKATGRVVTLDQVPHPTKKGKTTNRVAAPGEQVPVSNQFLVPDPKQRGRTWRRFVALLEGMGYVVEWKVIRACDFGAPTSRERLFMIARCDGQPIVWPEPTHAKNPVKGQQKWKTAADCIDFSDLGKSIFGRKKDLADATLRRVAKGMKKFVIDSPAPFIVPIANWSGESVQSAGEPLRTITSYPKGGAFSVVSPVIAPATHQGSVRINDPLEPLPTVTCANRGELTLISPTLIQSGYGERPGQEPRVPGVDQPLGTVVAGGVKHALASACIVQAGHGEGSGANKRRSHGVNDICGPVGTVTASGGGQSVSTAVMIQANGGFNTVHAKDIRDPMTTVTNTGSQQQLVTATLVTNTTGHAPTDLDCPVPTVTTGQHHALTTAHLVHMRGNCDARDANDPLHTISAGGQHHGLVSAFMERAFGGSIGQGLEEPAPTITAGGGGKSSLVSLTLSPEHEAGALRVAAFLISYYGTENVSACDAPAPTITTKDRLALVTVMVQGTPYVIVDICLRMLKPAELYKAQGFPADYIITHGADGKPFTITQQVHMCGNSVSPPPMAALARANDPWRIAERQAAAA